The following are encoded in a window of Phragmites australis chromosome 22, lpPhrAust1.1, whole genome shotgun sequence genomic DNA:
- the LOC133905458 gene encoding uncharacterized protein LOC133905458 encodes MLTSPTHNTRLQPTPPHTSTTSSSPAPATMTLTIPDDVRAKAEIYVGDAAGKEKTRFLLEETGLPSGLLPLKDIIECGYVEETGFVWLKQRRKVDHYFAKAGRHVSYGTEVSAIAENGRLKKITGVKAKEMLIWVTLHEICVDDPPTGKLICKAIGGISRSFPVEAFEADHSLPVTDGAAEEVNNKETAEEEKKEEDTKKEAAGEENKEESDAAIDGIEEKLKEMSTEVAHAETVAAKN; translated from the coding sequence ATGCTCACCTCTCCAACACACAACACTCGCCTCCAACCGACCCCTCCCCACACGAGCACCACCTCCTCTtctccggcgccggcgacgaTGACGCTGACGATCCCCGACGACGTGCGCGCCAAGGCGGAGATCTACGTGGGCGACGCGGCGGGGAAGGAGAAGACGCGGTTCCTGCTGGAGGAGACGGGCCTCCCCAGCGGCCTACTCCCGCTCAAGGACATCATCGAGTGCGGCTACGTGGAGGAGACCGGCTTCGTCTGGCTCAAGCAGCGCCGCAAGGTGGACCACTACTTCGCCAAGGCCGGCCGCCACGTCAGCTACGGCACCGAGGTCTCCGCCATCGCCGAGAATGGCCGGCTCAAGAAGATCACCGGGGTCAAGGCCAAGGAGATGCTCATCTGGGTCACGCTCCACGAGATCTGCGTCGACGACCCGCCCACCGGCAAGCTCATCTGCAAGGCCATCGGCGGGATCTCTAGGAGCTTCCCCGTCGAGGCCTTCGAGGCCGACCACTCGCTGCCGGTGACCGACGGTGCTGCTGAGGAGGTGAACAACAAAGAGACCGCcgaggaagagaagaaagaggaggatACCAAGAAAGAGGCCGCTGGGGAAGAGAACAAGGAGGAGTCCGACGCAGCTATTGATGGGATCGAGGAGAAGCTGAAGGAGATGAGCACGGAGGTGGCGCACGCCGAGACAGTGGCCGCCAAGAACTGA
- the LOC133905505 gene encoding rhodanese-like domain-containing protein 6 isoform X1: protein MDATPRRQRGGGVGDGDRYGVLLYYKYAEVPDTAALAAFYEAHCRGLALVGRVRVGPDGVNATLGGRMTALEKHVAEMNSNTLFEGTDFKLASCDDPVDERVARECGFTSLSVRVVKELVTLCSNPTLAPPGISSAGIHLSAMEFHSVLQSIAGTSLDADAPADKNEVVVLDARNVYETRIGKFNVPNVETLDPEIRQYSDLPLWIDEHTEKLRGKSIMMYCTGGIRCEMASAYIRSKGEGFENVFQLYGGIQRYLEQFPDGGYFEGKNFVFDHRISVGSLKENILGTCLICCSSYDDYSSRCRCNHCRMLVLVCPTCQESSKEYVCELCQKNGKESCQISPSQDCLIHIGLSESSGFENSSINNHCVTSKFPRSNGSEQLKKLRILCLHGFRQNASNFKGRTSALAKKLKHIAELVFIDAPHELSFVYQPIQGNCSDKSSPPSVTAKQKFAWLIAPNASCNAEQDWKVADTPFDPLQYQQQTEGFEESYAYLENALSQMGTFDGILGFSQGAAMAALFCRQLQKTSGSLKFRFGVFCSGYPAPVGDFDNKPIKLPSLHCFGNGEGHDRQIANRASIELAGLFEQDCCSIVEHDRGHIIPTGSPYIDQIKDFLSNFQ, encoded by the exons ATGGACGCgacgccgcggcggcagcgaggAGGTGGAGTCGGAGACGGCGATCGCTACGGCGTGTTGCTCTACTACAAATACGCCGAGGTGCCCGACACCGCCGCGCTCGCCGCGTTCTACGAGGCGCACTGCCGCGGCCTCGCGCTCGTCGGCCGCGTCCGCGTCGGCCCCGATGGCGTCAATGCCACG CTTGGGGGGCGCATGACGGCGCTGGAGAAGCACGTCGCGGAGATGAACTCCAACACCTTGTTCGAGGGCACGGACTTCAAGCTGGCGTCCTGCGATGACCCCGTCGACGAGAGGGTCGCGAGGGAGTGTGGCTTCACCTCGCTCTCCGTCCGGGTCGTGAAG GAGCTGGTTACTCTGTGTTCCAACCCGACGTTGGCACCCCCTGGGATTTCAAGTGCTGGGATACACTTGTCGGCCATGGAGTTCCACTCGGTGCTACAAAGCATCG CGGGAACTAGTTTGGATGCCGACGCACCTGCGGACAAGAATGAAGTGGTTGTCTTGGATGCAAGGAATGTGTACGAGACACGGATCGGCAAGTTCAATGTACCAAATGTGGAGACGTTAGATCCAGAAATCAGGCAATACAGTGACCTGCCATTGTGGATTGATGAGCATACCGAGAAGCTCCGGGGGAAGTCAATTATGAT GTACTGCACAGGAGGTATACGCTGTGAGATGGCGTCAGCTTATATTCGCTCAAAAGGTGAAGGCTTCGAAAATGTTTTTCAG CTTTATGGTGGCATTCAGCGATATCTGGAGCAGTTCCCAGATGGTGGCTATTTTGAAGGAAAGAATTTTGTATTTGACCATAG AATCTCTGTAGGAAGCCTGAAAGAAAACATACTTGGAACTtgtttgatatgttgttcttCGTATGATGACTATTCTTCCCGGTGTCGTTGCAACCATTGCAGAATGTTGGTCTTAGTGTGCCCTACATGTCAG GAATCCTCTAAGGAATATGTATGCGAGCTATGCCAAAAGAATGGAAAAGAATCCTGCCAAATATCACCAAGTCAAGACTGCTTAATACATATAGGGCTATCTGAATCTTCTGGCTTTGAAAATTCATCCATAAACAATCACTGTGTGACCTCCAAATTTCCCAGGAGTAATG GTAGTGAGCAGCTGAAAAAGTTGAGGATCCTCTGCTTGCATGGTTTTCGTCAAAACGCATCTAATTTTAAAGGGAGAACATCGGCACTTGCCAAGAAGCTGAAGCATATTGCTGAGCTTGTTTTTATAGATGCTCCTCATGAGCTTTCCTTTGTATACCAACCAATTCAGGGCAACTGCTCTGACAAATCCTCACCTCCATCTGTGACAGCAAAACAAAAATTTGCATGGCTCATTGCTCCAAATGCTAGCTGTAATGCCGAGCAAGATTGGAAGGTCGCAGATACACCATTTGACCCTCTTCAGTATCAGCAACAAACCGAAGGCTTTGAGGAATCATATGCCTACCTTGAAAATGCACTCTCTCAGATGGGTACCTTCGATGGAATTCTTGGTTTCTCTCAGGGTGCAGCAATGGCTGCCTTATTCTGCAGGCAGCTGCAGAAGACCTCTGGCTCTCTGAAGTTCAGGTTTGGGGTATTCTGCTCGGGATATCCAGCACCTGTGGGCGATTTTGACAACAAACCAATCAAGCTCCCCTCCCTCCATTGTTTTGGCAATGGCGAAGGCCATGACAGGCAGATAGCAAACAGGGCAAGCATTGAACTTGCCGGCCTGTTTGAGCAGGATTGCTGCTCCATTGTTGAACATGATAGGGGCCACATAATCCCCACTGGGTCGCCCTACATCGATCAAATAAAGGATTTTTTGTCCAATTTCCAATGA
- the LOC133905505 gene encoding rhodanese-like domain-containing protein 6 isoform X2 has product MDATPRRQRGGGVGDGDRYGVLLYYKYAEVPDTAALAAFYEAHCRGLALVGRVRVGPDGVNATLGGRMTALEKHVAEMNSNTLFEGTDFKLASCDDPVDERVARECGFTSLSVRVVKELVTLCSNPTLAPPGISSAGIHLSAMEFHSVLQSIAGTSLDADAPADKNEVVVLDARNVYETRIGKFNVPNVETLDPEIRQYSDLPLWIDEHTEKLRGKSIMMYCTGGIRCEMASAYIRSKGEGFENVFQLYGGIQRYLEQFPDGGYFEGKNFVFDHRISVGSLKENILGTCLICCSSYDDYSSRCRCNHCRMLVLVCPTCQESSKEYVCELCQKNGKESCQISPSQDCLIHIGLSESSGFENSSINNHCVTSKFPRSNGKVVSS; this is encoded by the exons ATGGACGCgacgccgcggcggcagcgaggAGGTGGAGTCGGAGACGGCGATCGCTACGGCGTGTTGCTCTACTACAAATACGCCGAGGTGCCCGACACCGCCGCGCTCGCCGCGTTCTACGAGGCGCACTGCCGCGGCCTCGCGCTCGTCGGCCGCGTCCGCGTCGGCCCCGATGGCGTCAATGCCACG CTTGGGGGGCGCATGACGGCGCTGGAGAAGCACGTCGCGGAGATGAACTCCAACACCTTGTTCGAGGGCACGGACTTCAAGCTGGCGTCCTGCGATGACCCCGTCGACGAGAGGGTCGCGAGGGAGTGTGGCTTCACCTCGCTCTCCGTCCGGGTCGTGAAG GAGCTGGTTACTCTGTGTTCCAACCCGACGTTGGCACCCCCTGGGATTTCAAGTGCTGGGATACACTTGTCGGCCATGGAGTTCCACTCGGTGCTACAAAGCATCG CGGGAACTAGTTTGGATGCCGACGCACCTGCGGACAAGAATGAAGTGGTTGTCTTGGATGCAAGGAATGTGTACGAGACACGGATCGGCAAGTTCAATGTACCAAATGTGGAGACGTTAGATCCAGAAATCAGGCAATACAGTGACCTGCCATTGTGGATTGATGAGCATACCGAGAAGCTCCGGGGGAAGTCAATTATGAT GTACTGCACAGGAGGTATACGCTGTGAGATGGCGTCAGCTTATATTCGCTCAAAAGGTGAAGGCTTCGAAAATGTTTTTCAG CTTTATGGTGGCATTCAGCGATATCTGGAGCAGTTCCCAGATGGTGGCTATTTTGAAGGAAAGAATTTTGTATTTGACCATAG AATCTCTGTAGGAAGCCTGAAAGAAAACATACTTGGAACTtgtttgatatgttgttcttCGTATGATGACTATTCTTCCCGGTGTCGTTGCAACCATTGCAGAATGTTGGTCTTAGTGTGCCCTACATGTCAG GAATCCTCTAAGGAATATGTATGCGAGCTATGCCAAAAGAATGGAAAAGAATCCTGCCAAATATCACCAAGTCAAGACTGCTTAATACATATAGGGCTATCTGAATCTTCTGGCTTTGAAAATTCATCCATAAACAATCACTGTGTGACCTCCAAATTTCCCAGGAGTAATGGTAAG GTAGTGAGCAGCTGA
- the LOC133905198 gene encoding protein REGULATOR OF FATTY ACID COMPOSITION 3, chloroplastic, whose protein sequence is MEATAAPRALSLLVPSPPPPRLNPWRVAVGGGVGRRGAVAVGAKKRRGRGGDGDGEAEERVDKHSFAPKDGEATGPFPEAVLLRKKMVREDGQVSPEFADADEEKLYEFLNIQLESDLNLKRMRHYEVVYLIHEDRVEEVEDLVSKVQEFVREKKGRIWRLNNWGLRRLAYKIKKATHANYILMNFEIESRYINDFKTLLDKDERIIRHLVMKRDEAVTEDCPPPPEFHTLRAQQYMNDEYDEDEEEVEEEEGVDAGRELESAGYDDDDVEAGDGPEIIFVDEADQNKHENIRRRNRKLKVKKYTVEKVLR, encoded by the exons ATGGAGGCCACTGCCGCGCCGCGCGCTCTCTCCCTCCTCGTTccgtcgccgcctccgccgaGGCTAAACCCGTGGCGCGTAGCCGTTGGCGGAGGTGTGGGGCGGCGGGGGGCCGTGGCAGTCGGGGCAAagaagaggagggggaggggcggggacggggacggggaggCGGAGGAGAGGGTGGACAAGCACAGTTTCGCGCCCAAGGACGGGGAGGCCACTGGGCCGTTTCCCGAGGCCGTCCTGCTCAGAAAG AAAATGGTGAGGGAGGATGGTCAAGTGTCACCTGAATTTGCTGATGCAGATGAAG AAAAGCTGTATGAGTTTCTTAACATTCAGCTAGAGAGTGATTTAAATCTGAAAAGAA TGCGGCACTATGAAGTAGTTTACCTAATTCATGAGGATCGTGTCGAAGAAGTTGAAGATCTCGTATCAAAAGTACAAG AATTTGTCAGAGAGAAGAAAGGAAGGATATGGAGACTTAACAATTGGGGACTGCGTAGACTTGCTTACAAAATAAAGAAAGCGACACATGCCAACTACATCTTAATGAACTTCGAGATAGAGTCAAGATACATCAATGACTTCAAGACCCTGCTAGACAAGGATGAACGAATCATCAGACACCTCGTTATGAAACGAGATGAGGCAGTTACTGAAGACTGCCCTCCCCCACCAGAGTTCCACACTCTGCGAGCTCAACAGTATATGAATGATGAatatgatgaagatgaggaggaggtggaggaagaggagggtgTGGATGCTGGGAGAGAACTAGAGTCTGCTGGTTATGATGACGATGATGTTGAAGCTGGTGATGGACctgaaattatttttgttgaTGAAGCTGACCAGAATAAGCACGAAAATATTAGAAGAAGGAACAGGAAGCTGAAGGTGAAGAAGTATACAGTGGAGAAGGTATTGAGGTAG